One genomic segment of Flavobacteriaceae bacterium includes these proteins:
- a CDS encoding sugar kinase, with protein sequence MKKVVTFGEIMLRLAPPGFLRFSQTNNFDVVYGGGESNVAVSLANYGVPVDFVTRLPNNDIGQCAMMEMRKRGVGVDKIIYGGDRLGIYFLETGAVSRGSKVVYDRAHSAMSEVKAGMVDWEEVFTNVRWFHWTGITPAISQGAADVCLEAVKVASKLGVTISTDLNYRAKLWKYGGDREAIMTELTSYCDIILGNEEDTEKHFGIHPEGLDVHKHGHNVKAEAFLSVCKQMMKKFPRAKKVITTLRGSISASHNTWAGVMYDGTTMYESPQYQITDIVDRVGGGDSFMGGLIYGLLKYPDNDQNALNFAVAASCLKHTIKGDANLVTVAEVEKLMDGDASGRVAR encoded by the coding sequence ATGAAAAAGGTAGTTACTTTTGGAGAAATAATGCTGCGTCTGGCACCACCGGGGTTTTTACGATTTTCTCAGACAAATAATTTTGATGTTGTTTACGGCGGAGGAGAATCTAATGTAGCAGTATCGTTAGCAAATTATGGGGTTCCTGTAGATTTTGTTACCCGCTTACCAAACAATGATATCGGTCAGTGTGCCATGATGGAAATGCGCAAAAGAGGTGTGGGTGTTGATAAGATCATTTACGGAGGAGATCGTCTGGGGATTTATTTTTTAGAGACCGGTGCTGTGAGTAGAGGAAGTAAAGTGGTCTATGATAGGGCACATTCTGCCATGTCAGAGGTCAAAGCCGGAATGGTAGATTGGGAAGAAGTTTTTACAAATGTAAGATGGTTTCATTGGACAGGAATTACTCCTGCTATTTCTCAAGGGGCTGCTGATGTTTGTTTGGAAGCTGTAAAAGTAGCAAGTAAGTTAGGTGTTACCATATCAACAGATCTGAACTATCGCGCTAAACTGTGGAAATATGGAGGTGATCGCGAAGCGATTATGACAGAATTGACTTCTTACTGTGATATCATTTTGGGGAATGAAGAAGACACTGAAAAACATTTTGGGATTCATCCCGAAGGGCTTGATGTACATAAACACGGACACAATGTAAAAGCAGAAGCGTTCTTATCGGTATGCAAGCAGATGATGAAAAAATTTCCAAGAGCCAAAAAAGTAATTACCACATTAAGAGGCTCTATCTCAGCGTCTCATAACACTTGGGCAGGAGTAATGTATGACGGAACCACCATGTACGAATCACCGCAATATCAAATTACAGATATTGTTGATCGTGTAGGGGGAGGAGATTCTTTTATGGGAGGATTGATTTATGGATTGTTAAAATACCCGGATAACGATCAAAACGCATTGAACTTTGCCGTAGCAGCGTCATGCCTGAAACACACAATCAAAGGAGATGCAAATCTTGTTACCGTGGCTGAAGTAGAAAAACTAATGGACGGAGATGCCTCCGGAAGAGTTGCACGATAA
- a CDS encoding bifunctional 4-hydroxy-2-oxoglutarate aldolase/2-dehydro-3-deoxy-phosphogluconate aldolase gives MAKFSRITVAMVMEKTGFVPLFYNDDIEISKKVVKVCYDGGARLLEFTNRGDFAHEIFSELNKYALKELPGMILGAGSVTDAGTASLYMQLGANFIVTPVLREDIALVCNRKKVLWSPGCGSLTEIAKAEELGCEIVKLFPGGIYGPDFVKAIKGPCQWTSIMPTGGVSPTRENLEAWFKAGVTCVGMGSKLMVKKEDETYDYDKIQTLTKNSLAIIAELKSKN, from the coding sequence ATGGCAAAATTTTCGAGAATAACAGTCGCTATGGTTATGGAAAAAACAGGGTTCGTTCCGTTGTTCTATAATGATGATATTGAGATCAGTAAGAAAGTTGTAAAAGTTTGTTATGATGGAGGAGCTCGCTTGTTAGAGTTTACAAACAGAGGTGATTTTGCTCACGAAATTTTTTCCGAACTCAATAAGTATGCCCTCAAAGAATTACCCGGAATGATACTTGGAGCGGGTTCTGTTACTGATGCGGGAACTGCATCTTTGTATATGCAGCTAGGGGCCAATTTTATTGTAACCCCAGTTTTACGAGAAGACATAGCTTTAGTTTGCAATAGAAAAAAAGTTTTATGGTCACCGGGTTGTGGTTCCTTAACTGAAATTGCGAAGGCAGAAGAATTAGGTTGTGAAATTGTGAAATTATTTCCGGGAGGAATATACGGACCTGATTTTGTAAAGGCTATAAAAGGGCCTTGTCAATGGACCAGTATTATGCCAACAGGAGGAGTTTCACCTACACGAGAAAACTTAGAAGCTTGGTTTAAAGCTGGTGTAACTTGTGTTGGTATGGGTTCAAAACTCATGGTTAAAAAAGAAGATGAAACCTATGACTATGATAAAATTCAAACACTTACCAAAAACTCATTAGCAATTATTGCTGAGTTGAAAAGTAAAAACTGA
- a CDS encoding MFS transporter produces the protein MKIKGLRWWIIGLVCLATIINYIDRAALGIMWPEMSKDLGLTKEAYAWIINIFTITYAAGKFISGKVYDKVGTKIGFVLSIFFWSLASILHFFAKGAASLGIFRGLLGVAEAGNWPGAVKNNAEWFPIKERGLAQGIFNAGAAIGSIIAAPTISELFGVYGWKVTFIIIGVLGFLWIIPWLIINKKQPKDHPWITDEEKRHIISGRLEGRQNDDSKSLSVLEILSKKESWGVITARFFIEPIWWLFVFWMPIYLSDQFGFNVKEIGYYAWFPYVGAMLGSLAGGWYVKKLMNSSSLDKSRKKVISIGALIIVISILGAIFLADTPEKFVSFVFVVLFGFQFSISNIQTIPSDLLNGKSVGTLAGLGGSIGAVSVIIMNWLIPKITVDSYTPAFIILAVLAPLSVMSIYVLIKEIRPIENNNN, from the coding sequence ATGAAAATAAAAGGACTCAGATGGTGGATTATCGGGCTAGTTTGTCTTGCGACGATTATTAATTATATAGATAGGGCCGCATTGGGAATCATGTGGCCGGAAATGAGTAAAGATCTTGGGTTAACTAAAGAAGCCTATGCTTGGATTATCAATATTTTTACAATCACATACGCTGCCGGTAAATTTATTTCAGGAAAAGTATACGATAAAGTAGGAACAAAAATAGGTTTTGTCTTATCAATTTTCTTCTGGTCTCTAGCGTCTATATTACACTTCTTTGCAAAAGGAGCTGCGTCATTAGGTATTTTTAGAGGTTTATTAGGTGTTGCAGAAGCGGGGAATTGGCCGGGAGCAGTAAAAAACAACGCAGAATGGTTTCCAATTAAAGAGCGCGGTTTAGCACAAGGAATATTTAATGCAGGTGCTGCAATTGGTTCTATCATAGCTGCACCAACAATTTCAGAATTATTTGGTGTTTACGGATGGAAAGTGACTTTTATAATTATTGGCGTACTTGGTTTTTTGTGGATTATTCCATGGTTGATTATAAATAAAAAACAACCAAAAGATCACCCTTGGATTACTGACGAAGAAAAACGGCATATTATTTCGGGAAGGCTGGAAGGCAGGCAGAATGATGATAGTAAAAGCCTGAGTGTATTAGAAATACTATCAAAAAAAGAATCGTGGGGAGTTATTACTGCACGCTTCTTTATTGAACCTATTTGGTGGTTATTTGTTTTTTGGATGCCTATTTATTTATCAGATCAATTTGGGTTCAATGTAAAAGAGATCGGATACTATGCTTGGTTTCCTTATGTAGGTGCTATGCTTGGGAGTTTAGCCGGTGGTTGGTATGTTAAAAAATTAATGAATTCAAGCAGCCTTGATAAATCAAGGAAAAAGGTTATTTCTATAGGAGCACTTATTATTGTGATATCAATTTTAGGAGCAATATTCTTGGCAGATACACCGGAAAAATTTGTGTCTTTTGTATTTGTTGTACTTTTTGGATTCCAATTCTCTATTAGTAATATCCAAACAATACCCAGCGATTTGTTAAATGGAAAATCTGTAGGAACTTTAGCTGGATTAGGAGGTAGTATTGGAGCAGTTTCAGTTATTATCATGAACTGGCTAATACCAAAAATAACAGTAGATTCGTATACGCCAGCATTTATTATTCTCGCTGTTTTAGCTCCCTTATCAGTCATGTCAATTTATGTGTTGATCAAAGAAATTAGACCGATAGAAAATAACAACAATTAA
- a CDS encoding SDR family oxidoreductase: MSKSEGKIAIVTGATSGIGFEVAKRLGKDGCIAILNGIDHEAGAEKVAALTAEGITAEYYGFDVTDEEAVTENISKIGEKYGKIDTLVNNAGGLGGRSRFEDMTTEFYRSVMALNLDSTFFASRAAIPFLKKGTNPSIINYTSNAGWNAGGPGAGIYGTSKAGVHAITRALAKDLAEYGIRVNAVSPGTIDTPFHTQIKTTKPEVFASWKNNIMLGRLGQPEEVASVVSFLASEDAAFITAETIQIGGGQALGI; encoded by the coding sequence ATGAGCAAATCAGAAGGTAAAATAGCTATCGTTACAGGAGCTACAAGCGGTATTGGTTTTGAAGTAGCAAAGAGATTAGGAAAAGATGGATGTATTGCCATCTTAAATGGTATCGATCATGAAGCAGGAGCTGAGAAAGTAGCAGCACTTACTGCCGAAGGAATCACCGCAGAATATTACGGGTTTGATGTTACAGACGAAGAAGCAGTTACCGAAAACATTAGCAAAATCGGTGAAAAATATGGTAAAATCGATACTCTTGTAAACAATGCCGGAGGATTGGGGGGAAGATCCAGATTCGAAGATATGACGACTGAATTTTATAGATCAGTAATGGCTTTGAACCTTGATTCAACATTTTTTGCCTCAAGAGCAGCCATACCTTTCCTTAAAAAAGGAACGAATCCTTCAATAATTAACTACACTTCAAATGCCGGCTGGAATGCCGGTGGGCCGGGAGCTGGTATTTATGGAACATCTAAGGCCGGAGTTCATGCAATAACAAGAGCGTTAGCAAAAGACCTTGCAGAATATGGAATTAGGGTCAACGCTGTATCTCCCGGTACAATTGATACTCCTTTCCATACTCAAATTAAAACAACCAAACCTGAAGTATTTGCTTCCTGGAAAAACAATATTATGTTAGGAAGGTTGGGACAACCTGAAGAAGTAGCATCTGTAGTTTCATTCTTAGCAAGTGAAGATGCGGCTTTCATTACTGCGGAAACTATTCAAATAGGCGGCGGGCAAGCGCTAGGGATATAA
- a CDS encoding LacI family DNA-binding transcriptional regulator — protein MSSITIKEISSISGYSVSTVSKALNDGYEVKEKHIQIWIRLYRFCAIKPCKSKQYELD, from the coding sequence CTGTCTTCAATAACCATCAAAGAAATCTCTTCTATTTCAGGATACTCTGTTTCTACCGTTTCTAAAGCATTGAATGATGGGTATGAAGTTAAAGAAAAGCATATTCAAATATGGATTAGATTATATCGCTTCTGTGCTATTAAACCCTGTAAATCAAAACAATATGAACTTGACTAA